ATTAAATACCTTCATGTTACTTGCTTGTAGGAGTCAACTACCTCAATTCATTCGGTCATTAAATGTCCCAAGACACGTTCAAGTCTCTTCTTTTGTAGTGATAAGACATTGCCATTAACCATACATTTAGAATGTGTTAGAAAAAACAAAGGTCTGTATAGTCTGAGTTGTGGTCATGTTGCTAGTATTCTATACACAATGTCCTATCTGATCCCATATTATCACTACAAAGtgcacattattttttttcttcattgtgCAGGTACAGAAATATTTTGACTTAGTATGAttttgcttatttaaaaaaaaaaacaaaaaaaaaacataggaaacAAATTTCTCTGAGTGAATTGAAGAGTTGCATGTTCCTCAAAGTTTTGAAAGTGTAAATATCATATGAAATATGTGagttgttggatttttttttccccagttaaACCttaactttctttttatattgttaaCATGTACGATACATATGGAACCAGTCAAATGAGGCCGAAAAGGACAACACAGAATATTtgaaacactacaaacacattaataaaaaaaattaaatctctatCTCAATTTCTCAACACATttctcaaaataaattaaactatataattaaaaaatagttATGTATAATAAAACAAGTGTTCTTAATACTTTTCTTTCAAAATTAGGGGTTGTCACaggatatttgtttttttacataatcCCACTTGTttacattaatttaaattaatttgattAGTAGAGATACAGACTGAGGTTTCTCTTTTGGTGAAGAAGATTACTAAATGTTAATGGGATGggctctttaatttttttttcttcactgccAATACTATGGACTTAGAGAGCCTCTGCTGATGTATCTGTAGACACAGACATGGTTACTTTGGCAATTTTAACAGTGCTTTTAATGCAGCTCTCGGCTGCCCTATGGACATTACTATTGTTTGCATGTCTGTTCTGGCAGTCAGACTCCAAGCTGTTATCAAGTGGTTGTGCAGTCCCTTGGCATGAAGGAAACATGCTACAGAAAGCATTTCTCAAGTCTTTGCTTCGAAGAGCATAGATGATGGGATTCACAGTTgagttaagcaagcaaagcacacTGCAGAAGGCAAACACTGTCTGTATGGTCTTGTTCATCTCTCCAAAGACATCATACACCATAATTGCAATGAGTGGACCCCAGCATATGATTAACACCACTAAAATGAGGACAAGGGTCTTGGCTAACCTAATATCCATACGAGTCTGATCCGGTCTAGTAATGTGAACTTTGCCATCTTCTGATGTGTGAACTATAATGCTTTTTTGAGTGCCTCGTTGTATCATTCTCACAGCATGGTTGTGAGCtttccataatatatacatatatgcatacactATGAATAACAAAAGAACACTGGTTACCCCAATCCAAAACATCAGATAGGTTTCATCGATCAGTGGGAAAATATCTGAGCATACAGAATTAAGTTTCTTGCAATTCCAGcctagcagaggaagcacagcaaTCACAATAGCTATGGTCCACATTACACAAAATGCAATGACAGCTTTTGTCCGGGTGACTATTCGCTTATACGACATAGGCCTGTGAATTGAGATGTACCTGTCTATTGCAGTTAAGAAGAGACTGCCAACTGAGGCAGTAAAGGAGGCTGTCACACCccccagtttaaataaaaaaacatttggacTGTCTTTTCGATGAAAAACATGAAAATCAACAAAACTGTAAACAAAAATGACACTGCCAAGTAAATCAGCCACTGCCAAGCTGCCAATAAAATGGTAGGATGGCCTACATCTTAGACTACGGGAGTGCAAGATGACACACAGGACTAGCATGTTCTCCAGGACAGTAAAAGTACCAAGGGTTATTGAGAGAGCTGCTATAACTAGCTGTTGACTTGGGGTGAGAATCATAAAGCACTCCATGTCCATGAAGTTTTTTCCACATTGTATACTGTTCTCATTGTCTTTAAAAGAAGTTATTGACTTGTTGTAAAATTCAGTTGCATTTAACTGATCCAGTGGAATGATACTTAACAGAGGATCGTCTACTATAGTCATTTTTTCTTGGAAGGGATTTCCTCTCAGAGAGGACAAAGGCAACTTCTGTGGGAAGTATCCCAATTTGGACATATCACTCTTCGTGTCTTCATACTGAACTTCATTAGACCCCATGTAAAGGAGGTCAGTGGTAATTGTTCGGAAGGTAGTGTCTGCAAGACCATCCAGTATGGACTTCATCACCCCGGCTGGTTTGGATTAATAATTCCAGTGGAATCAAAGGAGAAAACCCTGTAgcgaaagaagaagaaaaaaacagaaaaccaaaataaatgaaaataaattgtgATCTTTTatgataaaaatattaattagCAATATTAAACGACACTATGGGAACAATATGTTAATTAACTCTTAAGCAGCAAATCTGTGAAGAATGCACATCTAATCAGTGAAGTTCCTAACTTCACTATTCCTTAGAAAATATAATTGTTAATTAACTGATTCCCTAACTTGTTTTATACAGCCTGTAGCACGTGATTCGTATAGATGCCCACTTTCAAATAGACACTCATCTTAAGCAAAACAGAGCAGAAGAAAACAAACCTTAACATTTTTGTCATGCTGCTGTTTAGCTAAGCATATCAGACTCCATTAAAGATGAAATGACAGATGTCCAGGGTTATACACTAGCATAcgaactgtcaggaattcaaagtggaatCCAAATGTAAGAACTAATCAGCCAAGCTGAAAAGATGTCCAAGTCAGCTATTCTTTTAGTTTAGACTACTTTGGACTTAAATATGAGATgccctttgaattcactttgaattcctcacaattctcactttactaaataaccttGTATATTTTCATAATATTCTTATGCTTATGAGTCTGCTTCATGGAATGGAATGTCTTGTTCGTTCATCAAAAGCAGACCTCCACATCGTTGTTCAAGATACATTCAAAGAACATTGgggtacaacaacaaaaaatctgcATACAGCAGGGACACTTTTGTTTGAGAAAATGATCAACACTATAGTCTAAAATGTCAAAATACATCATTAAGATATTTTGGTATGAAGCAACTCTGCCAAAACTCATGTTTTGCTATCCaacaaatttaaatgaaaaccACATTAATAAGTTAATATTCCACAGTGTTCTAAGATTTAAGCAGACTGAGCCAAATTTTGTAATGTGCAGACCATTCAGAATCATAACCAtctgcatatattttattttaatcatgCAATTAGCACTGCTGATCAAGCTGGTTAaggaaattatgtcatatgtGTATTAGCACATCATTTATTAGCATGGGCCATACCATGTCCTCTAACACAGAAGTGCAAATTGCTTTTTTCAGATGTGTGTCTCATTTGGAGTTATCAGATATTATTAAACATTAGAATTTTATAAAGAAAACATCTAATCAGCTGCCATCCTTTTAACATTCATTTATTTAATGCTTAAGGTAAACTAGTTTTATCATGCTATATGGATTATACTTATTGAAAGGAGTCAAGGTGTTAAAGAATGGTCTTACCTAGTTTGCTCTTCACCTCCACTGCAAGTTtttgctcaggagagctaacagaagtttCTACTTAGGCATTAGTTGTGGAGGAATAAAGTGACAAAATAGTTTGACTCCTTAAAATGGGGGGACACTAGGCCACACTTGGCACTGTAACCACTTCAGCGAGCTGTAGTGGCTATAGTTGTGAAGTCTTCCTTTAAACATATGGAGAGGAACCTCTGGTGCACAGTGGGCATAGACAAGTTGTATTTGCTTAGTCAGATTAGGATCATCACAGTAAAATAAAAGGAGAAttgtaatagaaataaaaaagtaaatctcTATAGGATACACTATTTCAATCCTCCAATCATAGGAATGAAATGGAATTAAAATTGAATATGCTTTATACTTTACACGCATTTTATAATTTCTTCCAGAATACAATGGGAAACCAATAACCATCAGGTCATAAGAAATATAACaggcacattatacattatacattataccatATATGCATCCAAAAACTCTTTCATGTGATAGCCAGTCACAGATCAAATAGAAGAACAGCTTTTGCCCTGATATTACCAGATACATACGGTATAGAGTAAAAGGTGAGACCTATCAAAGATAACATAATGTTGCATACTGCAAAAACAtaaacatggttatttactaaagcgagaattgtcaggaattgaaagtgaatttcaaattcaaagccAAAGTAGTTAAACTGGAAAGATTCTCCAAGTCAAATAtaattccagtttggctatttttgctttaaatttgaaattccctttcaaTTGATTCTGAATTATAAACACTTCTGATTTAATTAAATAACCCAGGTAGACAAAATAAGGGAGTTAAC
This region of Pelobates fuscus isolate aPelFus1 chromosome 2, aPelFus1.pri, whole genome shotgun sequence genomic DNA includes:
- the CNR1 gene encoding cannabinoid receptor 1 — encoded protein: MKSILDGLADTTFRTITTDLLYMGSNEVQYEDTKSDMSKLGYFPQKLPLSSLRGNPFQEKMTIVDDPLLSIIPLDQLNATEFYNKSITSFKDNENSIQCGKNFMDMECFMILTPSQQLVIAALSITLGTFTVLENMLVLCVILHSRSLRCRPSYHFIGSLAVADLLGSVIFVYSFVDFHVFHRKDSPNVFLFKLGGVTASFTASVGSLFLTAIDRYISIHRPMSYKRIVTRTKAVIAFCVMWTIAIVIAVLPLLGWNCKKLNSVCSDIFPLIDETYLMFWIGVTSVLLLFIVYAYMYILWKAHNHAVRMIQRGTQKSIIVHTSEDGKVHITRPDQTRMDIRLAKTLVLILVVLIICWGPLIAIMVYDVFGEMNKTIQTVFAFCSVLCLLNSTVNPIIYALRSKDLRNAFCSMFPSCQGTAQPLDNSLESDCQNRHANNSNVHRAAESCIKSTVKIAKVTMSVSTDTSAEAL